Below is a genomic region from Triticum dicoccoides isolate Atlit2015 ecotype Zavitan chromosome 5A, WEW_v2.0, whole genome shotgun sequence.
GCTCGGGTCTGCACGGACGGACACCGTCGGTGCGGCTGGCCGTGTATGCGGCCGGGCGGTTAGGAGGCATGCCGACCTGCATGGCACGAACATCATTAGATATTCTTTACTTACTCTTCTGTAATAAGGTCAATAAATCCGTTCGGCTCTCGGCAAATGCAAGTGCAGCACTGGATTCAATCGCTCTAGATGTACATTGATTTTTGAAACAAGATATATAGAGACATTGTCACATTGGCATGCTTGCTGGTAAGCAGAGTGCACGTGCGTACCTCAATAGGGTAGCCATCGCAGCAGGCAGCACGgggacggggaggatgacgccccgGAGCCACCAGGAACCCCAAGAATTCGAGCGTGGAGGCGGCCGCGAGTTCGCCGTCGCGGTGCAACCTTGTTGTAGGCATCCAGGGCTCTCGCCgatgcttctgcttctgctttattCCCAGCGGCATCGAAGGGCGGGGCTCCACCAAACGAGCCGCGGCCATGGGTGGCGCTTGAAGCACGGCATGCGCCTGCATCATATCCATACGCACGTAGTAGTGTCCACCTGCTGCCGCCGGTACGTGGCTGGACGACGACGACATGCCCCTACCCTCGCATATTCCTCCTCCTTGCACTCTCAGCAGGCTCGTGGGGCTCGCGCTCACCTCCTCCCTTGTCTCCGTCTCAGATGCCCTCCTGTTAATTATTTGGTTGTAGCGAATTAAGTTTCTTACATAGTAATTATATTACTATAAAGTTGTACTAAAACAGCGACTATTGAATATCGATCGAATAGAGTACCGATTATCACTAAGatctacttcctccgtttcaaattactcgtcgcagaaatggatgtatctagaattaaaatacatctagatacatccatacctgcgacaagtaattcgaaacggagggagtacaatgctgcTCGCACATTAGTAAATTAATCGGTGATATGTAAATATCTCGATATAGTATAGGAAAGGGGTTATGGATAATCCCACATTCCCACAAGAAAGTGTATACATGTGTACTGCTAGCTTTCCAACGGAACTCGACCGTTGGCGGTCTTGCTCGGCAAAACTTCCAAATATACTTACACGAGCACATCGCGTGCTCGGTCGGTCGTATTTTAACAATTGTAGGTACACCAAGTAGCTTGGAATATAGTACTGGTGTCAGCTCAAGATTCGAGGAGAAAAAGTGGCGCAAAAATGGAGTTCTGGTCTGAAGTgtcgccatgcatgcatgcattattcATGCAGTGACTCATCAGTCATCATCACAACTgagcctagctagctagctaggtacGGCCGGAGTGCCATGAAGAGAAAATAAGAGACAGATTGAATGAACAACCGGGTGAACAAGAAAAAGGAGCATGGAAAAGGTGGTGACCTTTTCAGTTGCGGGTGGAGCGGCAGCGTCGTCGGCTCCTTTCTAGGCTTTGGCGAGCCGTAGCCGGGGAGACGGCACTCCCCATCATCATCGGTGCAGACTTCCATGGCTCCTCCTGTTGAGCGTGTGTGCTCCTCCTGGCCCGACTGTTGCACTTGCTGCATCCCTGCTCGATCCGCCACAACATGCATTGGCAAAAAGGAATTACTCAAGTGTGGAGCACAgtagctgcatgcatgcatgcaccggtACGAATCGATAGCTTTGGCTGTGGCGGAGAAGTGTGCCATGCATGCATGTCACCCATGCACATGTACACACAGACTAATATGCGTCATCAAAGTGTACTACACAAAGACGATTGCATTTAACCTACGACTATCAAGTTCGAAAAGTGTTTCACTTTGTTGCGAGTTGTGCTGGGTAATTCGTTGTACGTACAGCAATTTTCGGATGCTCTGCCCAACAATCAATTATTAATTGTGCTTGCTTTGGTAGTTTGTGTTAGCTTTGGAAAATATGTAACGTTGGACAGCAGATGAGCAGAAGTAAAGGAAATCCTATAGGGCACATGTGCAACTATGCATATGTGGCCATATATTCATGCATGTAAATGTATACCTTGCATTCCAAGATCATTCCTCATGTTCCTGTACATCTGCTTCAAACCACCAGGCAGCTTCAATCATCAGTACGGGATCCAACTccgtgcaagaagaagaagaagaagaagaagaagaagatgccggGCAAGCTCATGCATGCGTGTCAAGATCCATGGGTATAAGCATGTAGCTAGCTAGGATTGGATTAACAGACCTGCAGATGGCTTTTGACATGAGAAATGGTGAGCCCTCCCACCCCCATCACCTGCAGAACCCGCTTCGGAGTCGCCCCTGCAATGCATGCGCGCGTTAGATCGATGCATGCGCACGGCCAAACATCAGAACGATCGAGCGAGCGAGGGCGTACTGTCGTGGCCTCCGAGGCTGTGAATGGCGTGGACGAAGCAGCGGTGCAGGGCGCTCGTCCACCGGAGGCGCGGCACCTTGGACCTGTTGTACTGCCTCACCccgccgcggccgcctccgcctccgctccCCTCCCTGGTTGTCCTAGGCGCCATGGTCGCCGATCTGGCTCAGCTTCGAGCTTAGATTATCTCAGCCAAAACACCAGCCGACGCAGCAAAGATAGTATGCTTTGCCTGCCCGCAGGAGCTGAGCCCGTGGTCGACCATGAGGGCCAGCTTATATACCGCTCCAACTAAACACCTCGGCAGCTCTCACAGTCACAGGTAGCTAAGCTACCCAACCAAGGAGAGATGTACGGAGGAGTGTTG
It encodes:
- the LOC119298370 gene encoding uncharacterized protein LOC119298370, translating into MAPRTTREGSGGGGGRGGVRQYNRSKVPRLRWTSALHRCFVHAIHSLGGHDRATPKRVLQVMGVGGLTISHVKSHLQMYRNMRNDLGMQGMQQVQQSGQEEHTRSTGGAMEVCTDDDGECRLPGYGSPKPRKEPTTLPLHPQLKRRASETETREEVSASPTSLLRVQGGGICEGRGMSSSSSHVPAAAGGHYYVRMDMMQAHAVLQAPPMAAARLVEPRPSMPLGIKQKQKHRREPWMPTTRLHRDGELAAASTLEFLGFLVAPGRHPPRPRAACCDGYPIEVGMPPNRPAAYTASRTDGVRPCRPEPPGNVLDAGFTNLTLAGERDGGCSLSLALALCPAGGGGAESSLLSSSTASSSSSSSGSRISLDLSLSTHDS